The proteins below come from a single Zhouia spongiae genomic window:
- a CDS encoding pyruvate dehydrogenase complex dihydrolipoamide acetyltransferase, with amino-acid sequence MAEIINMPRLSDTMEEGTVAKWLKKVGDKVEEGDILAEIETDKATMEFESFYSGTLLHIGVPEGETTKVDELLAIIGEEGEDVNAIINGSQPSGEVEQKAETPEEEAKAETSAGVVTMPEGVEVVTMPRLSDTMEEGTVASWLKKVGDEVTEGDILAEIETDKATMEFESFYAGTLLHIGVQEGESAPVDSVLAVIGPKGTDVNAVLSAAKSGTAAEAPKAKAEAPPMPAKTEQVSESTPAPVVSTTSGGRIFASPLAKKMAAEKGIDLATVKGTGESGRIIKKDIENYKPVETPVSTATTTTGVTTFVPAGQESAEEVKNSQMRKTIAKRLSESKFTAPHYYLTIEVDMDNAMASRKQINNLPDTKVSFNDMVVKACAMALKKHPQVNTSWKGDVTQYNHHVHVGVAVAVDEGLVVPVLKFTDQLTLTQIGSQVKDLAGKARNKKLTPAEMEGSTFTVSNLGMFGIQEFTSIINQPNSAILSVGAIVQKPVVKDGQIVVGNTMKVTLACDHRTVDGATGAQFLQTLKAYMENPVTMLA; translated from the coding sequence ATGGCAGAAATCATTAACATGCCACGTTTGAGCGATACCATGGAAGAAGGTACCGTTGCAAAATGGCTTAAAAAAGTTGGGGACAAAGTAGAAGAAGGAGATATCCTGGCTGAAATAGAAACAGATAAGGCAACGATGGAGTTTGAATCTTTCTATTCCGGAACCTTGCTTCATATTGGTGTTCCCGAAGGGGAAACCACAAAAGTTGATGAGCTTTTGGCTATTATCGGTGAAGAGGGGGAAGATGTAAATGCCATTATTAATGGAAGCCAGCCTTCGGGAGAAGTAGAACAAAAAGCCGAAACGCCAGAAGAAGAAGCTAAGGCTGAGACGTCTGCCGGGGTGGTAACAATGCCGGAAGGTGTAGAGGTAGTAACCATGCCACGCCTGAGTGATACTATGGAGGAAGGTACTGTAGCTTCATGGCTTAAGAAAGTTGGAGACGAGGTTACCGAAGGGGATATCCTTGCTGAAATAGAAACAGATAAGGCAACGATGGAATTTGAATCCTTCTATGCCGGAACCCTATTACATATAGGAGTGCAGGAGGGAGAGTCTGCTCCTGTTGATTCTGTGTTGGCTGTTATCGGGCCAAAAGGTACAGATGTAAATGCTGTACTGAGCGCTGCAAAATCAGGAACAGCTGCCGAAGCTCCGAAAGCTAAAGCAGAAGCCCCACCAATGCCTGCTAAGACGGAACAAGTTTCAGAAAGTACACCTGCACCTGTGGTTTCGACAACTTCAGGAGGTAGGATTTTTGCTTCACCACTGGCTAAAAAGATGGCAGCAGAAAAAGGTATCGATTTGGCTACCGTAAAAGGCACCGGTGAAAGCGGAAGAATTATTAAGAAAGATATTGAGAATTATAAACCGGTTGAAACTCCTGTTTCTACAGCAACCACCACCACTGGGGTAACAACATTTGTGCCGGCAGGACAGGAAAGCGCCGAAGAGGTTAAAAACTCTCAGATGCGTAAAACAATCGCGAAAAGATTGTCTGAATCTAAATTCACAGCTCCTCATTATTACTTGACCATCGAAGTAGATATGGACAATGCAATGGCATCCAGGAAACAGATCAACAACCTGCCGGATACCAAAGTGTCGTTTAACGATATGGTGGTTAAAGCTTGTGCAATGGCATTAAAGAAACATCCGCAGGTAAATACTTCCTGGAAAGGAGATGTGACCCAATATAATCATCATGTGCATGTTGGTGTGGCGGTAGCTGTAGACGAAGGCTTGGTGGTTCCTGTATTGAAGTTTACAGACCAGCTGACTTTGACTCAGATCGGAAGTCAGGTAAAAGATCTGGCAGGGAAAGCCAGAAATAAAAAACTGACCCCTGCCGAGATGGAAGGAAGCACTTTTACCGTGTCTAACCTTGGAATGTTCGGCATTCAGGAATTTACCTCTATTATCAATCAGCCGAATTCTGCTATTCTTTCAGTAGGAGCCATCGTTCAGAAACCTGTTGTTAAAGATGGTCAGATTGTAGTCGGGAATACAATGAAAGTAACCTTAGCATGCGATCACCGAACAGTAGACGGTGCTACGGGAGCTCAATTCCTTCAGACGCTGAAAGCATACATGGAGAATCCTGTTACAATGCTTGCGTAA
- the pdhA gene encoding pyruvate dehydrogenase (acetyl-transferring) E1 component subunit alpha → MKKVTKEVYLKWYEDMLFWRKFEDKLAAAYIQQKVRGFLHLYNGQEAVLAGSLHAIDPKKDKLITAYRNHVQPIGMGVDPRRVMAELFGKGTGTSQGLGGSMHIFSKEHNFYGGHGIVGGQIPLGAGLAFADKYQGRDGVTLCYMGDGAVRQGSLHETFNLAMLWKLPVVFICENNGYAMGTSVERTANHTDIYKLGLGYDMPCGPVDGMNPVKVAEAVSEAVERARKGDGPTFLEVKTYRYRGHSMSDAQHYRTKEEVEEYKKIDPITQVLDIIKEKKYASKAKIDEINKRVVDLVKECEQFAEESPYPEKNVMYDTVYEQEDYPFLSHKL, encoded by the coding sequence GTGAAAAAAGTTACTAAAGAAGTTTACCTGAAATGGTACGAAGACATGTTGTTCTGGAGAAAGTTTGAAGACAAGCTTGCAGCAGCATACATACAGCAAAAAGTAAGAGGGTTTCTTCATTTGTATAACGGTCAGGAAGCCGTTTTAGCCGGATCTTTGCATGCCATCGATCCTAAAAAAGATAAACTGATAACAGCGTATCGTAATCACGTACAACCGATAGGAATGGGAGTAGACCCCCGACGTGTAATGGCTGAACTGTTTGGAAAAGGAACCGGGACATCTCAAGGCCTGGGAGGTTCGATGCACATCTTTTCTAAAGAGCATAACTTTTATGGAGGACACGGTATTGTAGGTGGGCAGATCCCTTTAGGGGCCGGACTTGCATTTGCAGATAAATATCAGGGAAGAGACGGAGTAACTTTATGTTACATGGGAGATGGAGCTGTACGTCAGGGTTCGCTCCATGAAACTTTTAACCTTGCCATGCTTTGGAAATTACCAGTTGTTTTTATCTGTGAAAACAATGGATACGCAATGGGTACTTCGGTTGAAAGAACTGCAAATCATACCGATATCTATAAATTGGGACTTGGTTATGATATGCCTTGTGGTCCGGTAGACGGAATGAATCCGGTAAAAGTGGCTGAAGCTGTTTCCGAAGCTGTTGAAAGAGCACGTAAAGGCGATGGACCTACATTTCTGGAAGTGAAAACTTATAGGTATAGAGGGCACTCTATGTCTGATGCACAACACTATAGAACAAAAGAAGAGGTAGAAGAATACAAGAAGATCGATCCGATTACGCAGGTGCTCGATATCATTAAGGAGAAGAAATACGCATCAAAAGCTAAGATTGATGAGATTAATAAGCGTGTAGTGGACTTGGTGAAAGAATGTGAACAGTTTGCTGAAGAATCACCTTACCCGGAGAAAAATGTAATGTACGATACGGTATACGAACAAGAAGACTATCCGTTTTTATCACATAAACTTTAA
- the cdd gene encoding cytidine deaminase, which produces MKKLTVKSEFSIYDTVGELPEEIRRLMEKAVEVRKNAYAPYSKFKVGASILLENDEVVAGNNQENASFPSGLCAERVAIYQAGAVFPNVPIKAMAISASSDKYETGEPIPPCGACRQTIAEYEINQRAPIAIYFMGKSGKVMKSESLKDLLPLLFDKNTFI; this is translated from the coding sequence ATGAAAAAATTAACGGTTAAATCAGAGTTTAGTATTTACGATACGGTCGGTGAGCTGCCGGAGGAGATCCGGCGGTTGATGGAAAAGGCAGTCGAGGTCAGAAAAAATGCCTATGCTCCTTATTCGAAATTTAAAGTAGGAGCTTCGATCCTTTTAGAGAATGATGAGGTGGTTGCAGGTAATAACCAGGAGAATGCCTCGTTCCCCTCCGGGTTATGCGCTGAACGTGTGGCTATTTATCAGGCAGGAGCCGTATTTCCAAATGTTCCGATAAAAGCAATGGCTATTTCGGCGTCTTCAGATAAGTACGAAACCGGCGAGCCGATTCCTCCTTGCGGAGCATGCAGGCAAACAATTGCAGAATACGAAATAAACCAGCGCGCACCAATCGCTATCTATTTCATGGGTAAAAGCGGTAAAGTCATGAAATCAGAATCCCTTAAAGATCTGTTACCGTTACTTTTCGATAAAAATACTTTTATTTAA
- the porV gene encoding type IX secretion system outer membrane channel protein PorV: MKKILGLFAICSVVYIGHSQEGYQEITTGVPFLLISADARASGMGDLGVATSPNAFSQQWNPSKYSFSEREVGIGVSYTPYLRELATDISLMNVTYYNRYSERSAYAFSLKYFGLGEILFRQGINDEPIPAEPNEFALDGSYTLKLSEQFSMGVTGRYIRSNLKLQQIDANSRSANSFAVDVSGYYQSEEKVYNDFNGRWRAGFNLSNLGPKIQYDEGGQESFLPANLKVGAGFDFIMDQDNTIALSSEFNKLLVPTPKDFDGDGDIDNTDNDLYNNIDFFEGVFKSFNDAPDGFSEELSEITWALGGEYNYRDVFAFRSGYYHESKKKGVRRYFTLGAGFKFNNTTIDVSYLFSTSNVANPLENTLRFGLTFNLGETYYQY, encoded by the coding sequence ATGAAGAAAATACTAGGGCTTTTTGCAATTTGTTCTGTGGTGTATATAGGGCATTCGCAAGAAGGATATCAGGAAATAACAACAGGAGTGCCTTTTTTATTGATATCTGCCGATGCAAGGGCTTCGGGAATGGGTGATCTCGGAGTTGCAACTTCTCCAAATGCCTTTTCGCAGCAGTGGAACCCTTCAAAATATTCCTTTTCGGAAAGAGAGGTCGGTATAGGTGTCAGCTATACGCCTTATCTCAGAGAACTGGCAACCGACATCTCGTTAATGAATGTTACCTATTATAATAGATATAGTGAAAGAAGCGCTTATGCCTTTAGTTTAAAGTATTTTGGATTAGGTGAAATTTTATTCAGACAGGGGATCAACGACGAGCCTATTCCTGCCGAGCCAAACGAATTCGCTCTAGATGGAAGCTATACGCTGAAATTAAGCGAGCAGTTCTCCATGGGGGTGACCGGAAGATACATTCGGTCTAATTTGAAGTTACAGCAGATTGATGCGAATTCAAGATCCGCCAACAGCTTTGCGGTCGATGTGTCTGGGTATTATCAATCTGAAGAAAAAGTGTATAATGATTTTAACGGACGATGGCGAGCCGGATTTAACCTGTCGAACCTCGGACCTAAAATACAGTATGACGAAGGCGGACAGGAAAGTTTCTTACCTGCAAATCTGAAAGTAGGGGCCGGATTTGATTTTATAATGGATCAGGACAATACAATAGCACTATCATCGGAATTCAATAAATTACTGGTGCCAACTCCGAAGGATTTTGATGGAGACGGAGACATAGATAACACAGATAATGATTTGTATAATAATATAGATTTTTTTGAAGGGGTGTTTAAATCTTTTAACGATGCTCCCGATGGTTTCAGTGAAGAATTAAGTGAAATAACATGGGCTTTGGGAGGCGAGTATAACTACAGGGATGTTTTTGCTTTCAGATCCGGATATTATCACGAAAGCAAGAAGAAAGGAGTGCGACGATATTTCACACTGGGTGCCGGTTTTAAATTTAATAACACCACGATAGATGTCTCATACCTGTTCTCTACATCAAATGTGGCTAATCCTTTAGAAAATACACTTAGATTTGGTTTGACCTTTAATTTAGGGGAAACTTATTACCAGTATTAG